Proteins co-encoded in one Meiothermus sp. genomic window:
- a CDS encoding ABC transporter permease: protein MLRVVYIELWRILRALTRYPLELLGGVLGAVVVFALFFSGARYLAGPALFGERLEALVVSLIAWSLAFSLLSQIASNISEEALAGLLEQLALTRPGLLGVVLVRALLSLLQVGLLIIPVILAILLSSGARLDFPPLALLPLGTLALGGLGLGLVLGGLALIHKRVGQLLGLLQFLFLGLFLVRFEALAWPWNSLGYLLPLTPSVGALRLLLGSGEAPGWDLLVLAGVNALVYLALGLGFFRRALRRVRRQGTLGTY from the coding sequence GTGCTCCGAGTCGTCTATATAGAGCTCTGGCGCATCCTGAGGGCCCTTACCCGCTATCCCCTGGAGCTTTTGGGCGGGGTGCTGGGGGCGGTGGTGGTTTTTGCCCTTTTCTTTTCCGGAGCCCGCTACCTGGCCGGCCCGGCCCTCTTTGGGGAGCGGCTGGAGGCCCTGGTGGTGAGTCTTATCGCCTGGTCTTTGGCCTTCTCCCTCCTCTCGCAAATCGCCTCCAATATCTCGGAGGAGGCCCTGGCCGGGCTTCTGGAACAACTGGCCCTCACCCGCCCCGGGCTTTTGGGCGTGGTGCTGGTGCGGGCCCTCCTCTCCCTCCTGCAGGTGGGCCTCCTGATCATCCCGGTCATCCTGGCCATCCTCCTCTCCTCCGGAGCCCGGCTAGACTTCCCTCCCCTGGCCCTCCTTCCCCTGGGAACCCTGGCCTTGGGCGGTCTGGGTCTGGGGCTGGTGCTGGGGGGCCTGGCCCTGATCCACAAGCGGGTGGGCCAGCTCCTAGGCCTCCTCCAGTTCCTCTTCCTGGGCCTATTCCTGGTGCGCTTTGAGGCCCTGGCCTGGCCCTGGAACAGCCTGGGCTACCTCCTGCCCCTGACCCCCTCGGTGGGGGCCCTGCGTCTCCTTTTGGGTTCGGGCGAAGCCCCCGGATGGGATCTCCTGGTGCTGGCCGGGGTCAACGCGCTGGTCTACCTGGCCCTGGGGCTTGGGTTCTTCCGGCGGGCCCTTCGCAGGGTGCGGCGGCAAGGTACGCTGGGCACCTACTGA
- a CDS encoding PIN domain-containing protein: protein MRVFLDANVLFSAALGGEVFRPIWLLAERGRLELCTSPRCWLEAEFNLERKRPQAAPRLPLLMQRVHLVAEPEGTDPPSNEPLKTLFNSLPDKDRPVLQAALQAQAQILLTGDLRHFGPLMQQEDLPLRVLSPGDFIRQVRPSS from the coding sequence GTGCGGGTGTTCCTGGACGCCAACGTGCTCTTCTCGGCGGCGTTGGGGGGCGAGGTGTTTCGGCCGATCTGGCTCTTGGCCGAGCGGGGGCGGCTCGAGCTATGTACCAGCCCGCGCTGCTGGCTGGAGGCGGAGTTCAACCTCGAGCGCAAACGCCCCCAGGCCGCACCCCGGCTTCCTTTGCTGATGCAGCGGGTACACCTAGTGGCAGAGCCAGAGGGCACAGACCCGCCCTCCAATGAGCCCTTGAAAACCCTGTTCAATTCGCTACCCGATAAAGACCGCCCGGTACTGCAAGCAGCCCTCCAGGCACAAGCCCAAATTCTGCTCACCGGCGATCTGCGGCACTTTGGCCCCCTGATGCAGCAAGAAGACCTCCCCCTACGGGTGCTGAGCCCTGGGGACTTCATCCGTCAGGTAAGGCCCAGTTCCTAA
- a CDS encoding excalibur calcium-binding domain-containing protein has protein sequence MLRLLTCFLIALSLALAQNTVVGRASVVDGDTLEIQGVRVRLWGVDAVESNQTCLDAQGKVYPCGRRAAFALADFLGQRTVSCTRRDTDRYGRMVAVCSVADVEVNRWLVEQGWALAYVQYGGGVYLDSQNRARAGKRGIWQGSFQAPWEYRRNPANPPTAGSPRPQSPSPAPSPSSVYYRNCAEARAAGAAPIYRGQPGYRPGLDRDGDGIACER, from the coding sequence ATGTTGCGACTTTTGACCTGCTTCTTGATTGCCCTGAGCCTGGCCTTAGCCCAGAATACCGTGGTGGGGCGGGCCAGTGTGGTGGACGGCGATACCCTGGAGATCCAGGGAGTTCGCGTCCGCCTGTGGGGGGTAGACGCCGTAGAGAGCAACCAGACCTGCCTGGACGCCCAGGGGAAGGTTTACCCGTGTGGCCGCCGCGCCGCCTTCGCCCTGGCCGACTTCCTGGGCCAGCGCACGGTGAGCTGCACCCGACGGGACACCGACCGCTACGGGCGGATGGTCGCGGTGTGCAGCGTGGCAGACGTCGAGGTCAACCGCTGGCTGGTGGAGCAGGGCTGGGCCCTGGCCTATGTCCAGTACGGCGGGGGGGTCTACCTCGACAGCCAGAACCGGGCCAGGGCCGGCAAGCGGGGCATCTGGCAGGGGAGCTTCCAGGCCCCGTGGGAGTACCGCAGGAACCCGGCCAACCCGCCCACGGCGGGCAGCCCCCGTCCCCAGAGCCCCTCCCCTGCCCCCTCGCCCTCGAGCGTCTACTACCGCAACTGCGCCGAGGCTCGGGCGGCGGGAGCCGCGCCCATCTACCGGGGGCAGCCGGGCTATCGGCCGGGACTGGACCGCGATGGGGACGGGATAGCCTGTGAGCGCTGA
- a CDS encoding ABC transporter ATP-binding protein, protein MNSRTQSPNPTRPVFQAHHLRKRYPKGKGWLEALKGISLALYPGEILTLLGPNGAGKTTTVKILAGLVEPDEGRVEVQADESGTWLGAVLEGSRNLYWRLSALENLIYFGVLRGLSPKEARRRGLEVLEVVGLLDKAHQAVGGLSRGQQQRTALAAALVHDPPILFLDEPTLGVDLEAQETIRAWLLRLKEEGKAILLTTHQLELAEALADRVAILLEGEVALEGRTREVLAGSPRAAYRIELREPLAEGDSRLARLQTLGAEMEEKVVRTVGEEALWAALKILDPLPLERVERESLSLAGLFWRVLRERRKPCSESSI, encoded by the coding sequence ATGAATTCAAGAACACAGAGCCCGAACCCCACCAGGCCAGTTTTCCAGGCCCACCACCTGCGCAAGCGCTACCCCAAAGGAAAAGGCTGGCTCGAGGCTCTCAAAGGGATCAGCCTGGCGCTGTACCCAGGGGAGATCCTGACCCTCCTGGGCCCCAACGGCGCCGGCAAGACCACCACGGTCAAAATCCTGGCCGGTCTGGTGGAGCCCGACGAAGGAAGGGTAGAGGTGCAGGCAGACGAATCCGGAACCTGGCTGGGCGCGGTGCTGGAGGGTAGCCGCAACCTCTACTGGCGCCTTTCTGCCCTGGAGAACCTCATCTACTTCGGCGTCCTGCGCGGCCTTAGCCCCAAGGAGGCCCGGCGGCGGGGGCTTGAAGTGCTGGAGGTCGTCGGCCTGCTGGACAAGGCCCACCAGGCCGTGGGCGGCCTCTCCCGGGGCCAGCAGCAACGAACCGCCCTGGCCGCCGCCCTGGTGCACGACCCCCCGATCCTCTTCTTGGACGAACCCACGCTGGGGGTGGACCTGGAAGCCCAAGAGACCATCCGCGCCTGGCTGCTCCGGCTCAAGGAGGAGGGCAAGGCCATCCTCCTCACCACCCACCAGCTCGAGCTGGCCGAGGCGCTGGCGGATCGGGTGGCCATCCTGCTGGAGGGCGAGGTGGCCCTGGAGGGCAGAACCCGGGAGGTGCTGGCTGGATCCCCCAGGGCGGCCTACCGTATAGAGCTCAGGGAGCCCTTGGCGGAAGGGGATTCCCGCCTGGCCCGCTTGCAAACCTTGGGGGCCGAGATGGAGGAGAAGGTGGTGCGGACGGTGGGAGAGGAAGCCCTTTGGGCAGCCCTCAAGATTCTAGACCCCCTGCCCCTCGAGCGGGTAGAGCGCGAGAGTCTGTCCCTGGCGGGCCTCTTCTGGCGCGTACTCAGGGAAAGGAGGAAACCGTGCTCCGAGTCGTCTATATAG
- a CDS encoding AbrB/MazE/SpoVT family DNA-binding domain-containing protein, translating into MKIVTQVSPRGQITLPASVRKALGLKAGDALLLRVEEGRVVLEPARVLPLEAYTEERIKEFNRAAEVSEEELAAFRKAWGL; encoded by the coding sequence ATGAAAATCGTCACCCAAGTCTCCCCCAGAGGGCAGATCACCCTGCCCGCTTCGGTACGCAAGGCCCTGGGCCTCAAAGCCGGGGATGCCCTGCTGCTGCGGGTGGAGGAAGGCCGGGTGGTGCTGGAACCCGCCCGGGTGCTTCCCCTGGAGGCCTACACTGAGGAGCGCATCAAGGAGTTCAACCGGGCTGCTGAGGTGAGCGAGGAGGAATTGGCCGCCTTCCGCAAAGCCTGGGGGCTGTAG
- a CDS encoding transposase, whose amino-acid sequence MNHILPRRKPGPPGKVALREALVAEHRRTGAQRPSRLARQYGVSSGTAWKWVYGKPSRPRRGPNPRYPYPLPDALWQRLEPLLRPKGKGAPARYAKRSIVEAIFLVLREGRFWEDLPPGYPPGRTVGEHYRDWVRRGVWAEVERLLDGP is encoded by the coding sequence GTGAACCACATTCTCCCCCGACGAAAGCCGGGGCCGCCGGGCAAGGTCGCGCTGCGGGAGGCTTTGGTGGCGGAACACCGGCGGACGGGAGCTCAGCGCCCCAGCCGGCTAGCCCGTCAGTACGGGGTGAGCAGCGGGACGGCGTGGAAGTGGGTGTACGGGAAGCCCTCCCGGCCCCGCCGGGGGCCCAACCCCCGCTATCCCTATCCCCTCCCGGATGCGCTGTGGCAACGCCTGGAGCCCCTGCTCCGCCCGAAGGGGAAAGGAGCCCCAGCCCGCTACGCGAAGCGCTCCATCGTGGAAGCCATCTTCCTGGTGCTGCGGGAAGGGCGCTTCTGGGAGGACCTCCCGCCCGGCTACCCGCCGGGGAGGACGGTGGGCGAGCACTACCGCGACTGGGTGCGCCGGGGGGTGTGGGCGGAGGTGGAGCGATTACTGGACGGCCCATAA